A stretch of the Veillonella parvula DSM 2008 genome encodes the following:
- a CDS encoding ESPR-type extended signal peptide-containing protein: MNRIYNVIWSKAKNCYVVVSELVKSGGGKASVNSARTSITFRAALCAFAITGCLVSGIAEANVVQGPGAAATGSNSVAVGDNAKSAGAKSVAVGNDATTLATSENGIAIGNGAKAEGQQRVKVPYPAGTIAIGQGSVAKENGDIVIGRQAKSTISKYHQQPGSGAVVMGAEAASYGSRGDVVIGAAAEANIIRRNATADGDGQLFSQSVAIGSVAKVYGTQSVAIGGDVRSIGQSSIAIGGDDIDQAKPDLYKAIPDLAVPGTQKNFNREVAALHPGGLGTAALNDSKNYVNTASIGNASLAIGMMTQSLGTGSNAIGANSLSKGVASTAIGAMARSWGNNSLAIGSQAGAYGEKSTALGDTNTVGFDMTNATLSGASAGALGKGNKVYGNNAYAIGSDNTVGTATVTEITEANGDKIKKVTAGTVKGNTAGAFGYKNTITTDNSYAVGNNSTISGDNGMVLGNSATVTGANGLALGNNTKVANDNAVAIGNGSETAAAVATPSATINGATHNFAGTNPASTVSVGKAGMERTVTNVAAGRISATSTDAINGSQLFAVKTEVEKGVSYAGDVKAAGAADNKFTRKLGEQTNVVGGVNDATKLTDNNIGVVSNGTDTLNIKLAKTLTGLDSVTAGGTTINNGGLTVDGKNYVSPNGINANNQKITNVADGTNSNDAVNYGQLQNVINSIDKAPTVKAKDANVTVTEGTNAAGGKEYIVGLGNTINVGTAHPVTVDGNAGHVTGLQNTDWNVDNPVAVPGRAATEDQLKKVNDTVNTNKDQIDKNKQAIADNKQNITTNAGNIANNTQNIAKNAGDIVTINKTIEKGLNFDGDSGATINKKLGDTVAVKGGATGTLSDNNIGVVSDGTGTLNVKLAKTLTGLDSVTAGNTTINNGGLTVDGKNYVSPNGINANDQKVTNVANGDVAQNSKDAVNGGQLHQVKQDLGDQITNTKNDLNNKIDNTKTDLINKGLRFNADNDDEKTNKLGSKVTVNGDDNITTEITQTGDDTKIALKLKKDLNVRSVMATDTVKAGDVTMGKQADGANPGNTGNYITGLDNKTWDPGNVVSGRAATEDQLKQALANQTATGLKFDANVGGVQTSKLGSTVIVKGEGKAADTDYSGENIKTFIKQDAATGNTTIDVKMSKNLKAESVKVGKGDNKDGVSITGPDAANGTDGKVGITGKNGKDAVSMSGKDGVGHIGLSGKDGKSADITAEKGDPDIEGNEITRIKYQDENGKTHQVATKDDGMKYGGDSGAVINKKLNEQVNVIGGITDASKLTTEDNLGVVSDGSNNLKVRMAKDLKGLETVTTKDAAGNTTVVNGGGMKITPASGNPVSLTKDGLDNGGNKITNVAKGTAPTDAVNKSQLDQAAAAATTTVTAGDNIKVTPSDNPNGSKNYEVSLKDQVTLGSDPKKQIAIDGNAGTIKAGDKVEIDGNKGTINVGKDGQDGVSIAGPDTANGTDGKVGIAGKDGKDAVSMSGKDGVGHIGLTGKDGRNADITVDKGDPDLDGNNITRIKYQDENGKTHQVATKDDGMKYGGDSGSVIKKKLNEQVNVVGGITDASKLTTEDNLGVVSDGTGNLKVRMAKDLKGLETVATKDAAGNTTVMNGGGVTITPASGNAVSLTKDGLNNGGNTITNVGPGVNGTDAVNVNQLKGATDKMANAINAVAGETQRVGAHAAAMSALKPIQYDPLEPTQVMAGIGNYRGETAAALGVAHYTAEDTMFHVGVSVGSHHNMVNAGVTHKFGNSDAKKAIPERYKGGPISSVYVLQDEVTALKAENARMQESLNELSSVKEDNEQMKAQIALLMQQAGLTK, from the coding sequence ATGAATCGAATTTATAATGTAATTTGGAGTAAAGCTAAAAATTGCTACGTTGTAGTATCTGAGTTAGTTAAGAGTGGTGGCGGTAAAGCTAGTGTGAATTCTGCAAGAACGAGCATTACTTTCCGTGCGGCTTTATGCGCGTTTGCTATTACGGGGTGTTTAGTATCGGGAATTGCAGAAGCAAATGTAGTACAAGGCCCTGGCGCTGCTGCTACTGGTAGCAATAGCGTTGCAGTCGGTGATAATGCGAAATCCGCAGGTGCTAAGTCTGTGGCTGTAGGTAATGACGCGACTACATTAGCAACAAGTGAAAATGGTATTGCCATCGGTAATGGTGCAAAGGCTGAAGGTCAACAACGAGTGAAGGTTCCATATCCTGCGGGTACTATTGCTATTGGTCAAGGGTCAGTTGCAAAGGAAAATGGCGATATTGTAATAGGTCGTCAAGCGAAGAGCACGATTTCCAAGTATCATCAACAACCTGGATCCGGTGCAGTTGTAATGGGTGCAGAAGCCGCTTCTTACGGTTCTCGTGGTGACGTAGTCATCGGTGCTGCAGCAGAAGCTAATATAATTAGAAGAAATGCTACTGCTGATGGTGATGGACAGCTGTTTTCACAATCTGTAGCTATCGGTAGCGTAGCGAAGGTATATGGCACACAATCTGTCGCTATCGGCGGTGATGTAAGATCTATTGGTCAGTCTTCTATCGCTATCGGCGGTGATGATATCGATCAGGCAAAGCCTGATTTATATAAGGCTATTCCTGATTTAGCGGTTCCAGGTACGCAGAAAAACTTTAACCGTGAAGTGGCTGCGTTGCATCCAGGTGGATTGGGTACAGCAGCTCTTAATGATAGTAAGAACTATGTAAATACTGCATCTATCGGAAATGCCAGCCTTGCTATTGGTATGATGACGCAGTCTTTAGGCACGGGTTCTAATGCTATCGGTGCTAACTCCTTGTCAAAAGGTGTGGCTAGCACCGCTATCGGTGCTATGGCTCGTAGCTGGGGGAATAACTCTCTTGCTATCGGTAGTCAGGCTGGTGCTTATGGGGAGAAATCCACAGCTCTCGGCGATACAAATACAGTGGGCTTTGATATGACGAATGCAACTCTATCCGGTGCATCCGCAGGTGCTCTTGGTAAAGGTAATAAGGTTTACGGTAATAATGCATATGCTATCGGTAGTGACAATACGGTAGGGACTGCTACTGTTACAGAAATTACAGAAGCTAATGGCGATAAAATTAAAAAGGTTACTGCAGGTACGGTTAAAGGTAATACGGCGGGTGCGTTTGGTTATAAAAACACCATTACAACGGATAATTCCTATGCAGTAGGTAATAACTCTACTATTTCCGGTGACAATGGCATGGTTCTAGGTAATAGTGCTACTGTAACAGGGGCTAACGGTTTAGCTCTTGGTAATAATACGAAAGTAGCTAATGACAATGCCGTAGCTATCGGTAATGGCTCTGAAACAGCAGCGGCTGTGGCTACTCCTTCTGCAACAATCAATGGGGCAACTCATAACTTTGCAGGCACAAATCCTGCTTCCACAGTAAGTGTAGGCAAGGCAGGCATGGAACGGACTGTTACTAATGTAGCGGCCGGTCGTATTTCTGCTACATCCACTGATGCTATCAATGGCAGCCAATTGTTTGCAGTTAAAACGGAAGTGGAAAAAGGCGTATCTTATGCAGGTGATGTAAAAGCTGCAGGTGCTGCAGACAATAAATTCACTCGTAAATTAGGCGAACAAACTAATGTTGTGGGCGGTGTAAACGACGCAACTAAATTGACAGATAACAATATCGGTGTCGTTTCCAACGGAACTGATACGTTAAATATTAAATTGGCTAAAACATTGACCGGTTTGGACAGCGTTACAGCTGGTGGTACTACTATCAATAACGGCGGTTTGACCGTAGATGGTAAAAACTATGTATCTCCAAACGGTATCAATGCAAACAACCAAAAGATTACCAATGTAGCTGATGGTACTAACTCTAATGATGCGGTTAACTATGGTCAATTACAAAATGTGATTAACTCTATCGATAAAGCGCCTACTGTGAAAGCAAAAGATGCAAATGTAACTGTAACAGAAGGTACAAATGCAGCAGGCGGTAAGGAATATATTGTTGGATTAGGCAATACAATCAATGTTGGTACTGCACATCCTGTAACTGTAGATGGTAATGCAGGACATGTAACAGGCCTTCAAAATACAGACTGGAATGTAGACAATCCTGTGGCTGTTCCTGGTCGCGCTGCTACAGAAGATCAGTTAAAAAAGGTTAACGATACAGTTAATACAAATAAGGATCAAATCGACAAAAATAAACAAGCAATCGCTGATAACAAACAAAATATCACAACAAATGCCGGTAATATTGCTAATAATACGCAAAATATCGCAAAGAATGCTGGTGATATCGTTACTATCAATAAAACTATTGAAAAAGGTTTGAACTTTGATGGGGACTCTGGTGCAACAATCAATAAGAAATTAGGTGATACGGTTGCTGTTAAAGGCGGTGCTACAGGTACATTGTCTGACAACAATATCGGTGTTGTATCCGACGGTACAGGTACTTTGAATGTAAAATTGGCTAAAACATTGACTGGTTTGGACAGCGTTACAGCTGGTAATACTACTATCAATAACGGCGGTTTGACCGTAGATGGTAAGAATTATGTATCTCCAAATGGTATCAATGCAAATGACCAAAAGGTAACGAATGTTGCTAACGGCGATGTAGCACAAAACTCTAAAGATGCTGTAAACGGAGGTCAATTACATCAAGTTAAGCAAGATCTTGGTGACCAAATTACGAATACCAAGAATGATTTAAATAATAAAATTGATAATACTAAAACAGACCTTATCAATAAAGGCCTTCGTTTTAACGCGGATAATGACGATGAAAAAACGAATAAATTAGGCTCTAAAGTAACTGTAAACGGTGATGACAACATCACTACAGAAATTACTCAAACTGGTGATGATACTAAGATTGCTCTTAAATTAAAGAAAGATCTTAATGTTAGATCTGTTATGGCTACGGACACTGTGAAAGCAGGCGACGTAACAATGGGTAAACAAGCTGATGGTGCGAACCCTGGTAATACAGGCAACTATATTACTGGTCTTGATAATAAGACTTGGGATCCAGGGAATGTTGTATCTGGTCGTGCTGCAACAGAAGACCAATTGAAACAAGCTTTGGCAAATCAAACTGCAACAGGTCTTAAATTTGATGCTAATGTAGGCGGTGTACAAACTAGTAAATTAGGTTCTACCGTAATCGTAAAAGGCGAAGGTAAAGCTGCTGATACCGATTATAGCGGTGAAAATATTAAGACTTTCATCAAACAAGATGCAGCAACAGGCAATACGACGATTGACGTGAAAATGAGCAAAAACCTTAAAGCTGAGTCTGTAAAAGTTGGCAAAGGTGATAATAAGGATGGTGTATCTATCACAGGTCCTGATGCGGCGAACGGCACAGATGGCAAGGTAGGCATTACTGGCAAAAACGGTAAAGATGCTGTATCCATGTCCGGTAAAGATGGTGTAGGTCACATTGGTTTAAGCGGTAAAGACGGTAAAAGTGCGGATATTACTGCTGAAAAAGGTGATCCTGATATCGAAGGCAACGAAATCACGCGTATTAAATACCAAGACGAAAATGGTAAAACACACCAAGTGGCAACCAAAGATGACGGTATGAAATACGGTGGCGATAGCGGTGCTGTGATCAACAAAAAGCTTAACGAACAAGTAAATGTAATCGGCGGTATTACTGATGCTAGCAAGTTGACTACAGAAGACAATTTAGGTGTCGTATCCGATGGTAGCAATAACCTCAAGGTTCGTATGGCAAAAGACTTGAAAGGCCTTGAAACAGTAACAACTAAAGATGCTGCAGGCAACACTACAGTTGTAAATGGTGGCGGCATGAAGATTACACCTGCTAGTGGTAACCCTGTGAGTCTAACTAAAGATGGTTTGGATAACGGTGGTAACAAGATTACTAATGTAGCTAAAGGTACAGCTCCAACTGATGCAGTCAATAAATCTCAACTGGATCAAGCTGCAGCTGCTGCGACTACAACGGTAACAGCAGGCGATAATATTAAGGTTACACCAAGCGACAATCCGAATGGTTCTAAAAACTATGAAGTAAGCCTTAAAGACCAAGTAACATTAGGCTCCGATCCGAAGAAACAAATTGCCATCGATGGTAATGCAGGCACAATCAAAGCTGGTGATAAGGTTGAAATCGACGGTAACAAAGGCACTATTAATGTTGGTAAAGATGGTCAAGATGGCGTATCTATCGCAGGCCCTGATACCGCGAATGGCACAGATGGCAAGGTAGGTATTGCCGGTAAAGACGGTAAAGATGCTGTATCTATGTCCGGTAAAGACGGTGTTGGTCATATCGGTTTAACTGGTAAAGACGGCCGTAATGCGGATATTACCGTTGATAAAGGTGATCCAGACTTAGACGGTAACAACATCACTCGTATTAAGTACCAAGACGAAAACGGTAAAACCCACCAAGTGGCAACTAAAGATGATGGTATGAAATACGGTGGCGATAGCGGTTCCGTAATCAAGAAAAAGCTTAACGAACAAGTTAATGTAGTGGGTGGTATTACTGATGCTAGTAAGTTGACTACAGAAGACAATTTAGGTGTCGTATCCGATGGTACTGGCAACCTTAAGGTTCGTATGGCGAAAGACTTGAAAGGCCTTGAAACAGTAGCAACTAAGGATGCTGCAGGTAATACTACAGTTATGAACGGTGGCGGTGTAACAATTACACCTGCTAGCGGTAATGCTGTAAGTCTTACTAAAGATGGCCTCAATAACGGCGGTAATACAATTACCAATGTAGGCCCTGGCGTAAACGGTACTGATGCGGTTAACGTAAATCAATTAAAAGGCGCAACAGATAAGATGGCGAATGCAATCAATGCTGTAGCGGGTGAAACACAACGTGTAGGTGCTCATGCGGCGGCTATGTCTGCGTTGAAACCGATTCAATACGATCCATTGGAGCCTACTCAAGTAATGGCCGGTATCGGTAATTACAGAGGTGAAACGGCAGCGGCTCTTGGCGTTGCACATTATACAGCAGAAGACACTATGTTCCATGTAGGCGTATCTGTTGGTAGCCACCATAACATGGTGAATGCCGGTGTAACTCACAAATTCGGTAACTCCGATGCGAAGAAAGCGATTCCAGAACGTTATAAAGGTGGCCCTATCAGCTCCGTTTATGTGTTGCAAGATGAAGTGACAGCGTTGAAAGCTGAAAATGCACGCATGCAAGAAAGCCTCAATGAATTATCTTCAGTGAAGGAAGATAATGAACAAATGAAGGCTCAAATTGCATTGTTGATGCAACAAGCAGGGCTTACAAAGTAA